One Paenibacillus sp. FSL H7-0737 DNA segment encodes these proteins:
- a CDS encoding glycosyltransferase family A protein: protein MDLQVLASAMHQVDHSLLEKMNISSNSIIINQCDRNEVDEFIYREFEVKYISYAERGVGLSRNNALMRASADICLFADEDVRYVNDYNKIIIKAFEDNPRADIIIFNVISTNPERPMFEIKKHSRVRWFECLKYGAVRIAVRTQKLRQANIYYSLLFGGGAMYSSGEDSLFIAECIRKGLRVYTNPTLIGHVSQEKSTWFKGYTNKYFIDKGVLFASLSKRWGKLLCLQFVIRHQTRFKNEKTAREAYKLMLQGVDEIRRTHNEH, encoded by the coding sequence ATGGATTTACAAGTACTTGCTTCGGCCATGCATCAAGTAGATCATAGTCTACTCGAAAAAATGAATATATCATCCAATTCAATCATTATTAATCAGTGTGATCGCAACGAAGTTGATGAGTTTATTTACCGTGAATTTGAGGTTAAATATATTTCATATGCTGAGCGTGGGGTTGGCCTTAGTCGAAACAATGCTCTTATGCGTGCTTCCGCGGACATTTGTTTATTCGCGGATGAAGATGTGAGGTACGTTAATGATTACAATAAGATTATAATTAAGGCTTTTGAAGATAATCCTAGAGCTGATATCATAATATTCAATGTGATAAGCACAAACCCAGAGAGACCAATGTTTGAAATAAAAAAACATAGTCGTGTAAGATGGTTTGAATGTTTGAAATATGGAGCTGTTAGAATCGCTGTAAGAACACAAAAATTGAGACAAGCAAATATTTACTATTCATTGCTGTTTGGTGGTGGTGCCATGTATAGCTCGGGAGAAGACAGTCTGTTTATCGCAGAGTGTATAAGAAAGGGTTTGAGAGTATATACAAATCCAACATTAATTGGCCATGTGAGTCAAGAAAAATCAACCTGGTTTAAAGGATATACCAATAAATACTTTATTGATAAGGGTGTATTGTTTGCTTCTCTTTCTAAACGATGGGGAAAACTCCTATGTTTACAATTTGTAATTAGGCATCAGACCAGGTTTAAAAATGAAAAGACGGCGAGAGAAGCATATAAATTAATGCTTCAAGGGGTGGATGAGATAAGGAGAACGCATAATGAACATT
- a CDS encoding phenylacetate--CoA ligase family protein, giving the protein MIHKFIYKIGIRLRSPEIPGKYMLLKESENWSLEELEAYQFKQLKRIIGIAYNKSIFYRNSFDNAGLTLDDIKSLDDIKKIPSISKSDLLGNTLAIQNRDGYRKVFFSETSGSTGEPLVFYRNSEWDAGHRAAQLRGYSWFDVMPWDLNGYFWGYAFSFKKKVITKIYDVLLNRFRIFSYEDAGIKHFAKRLKHATYLEGYSSMIYEVAKLINKNELGPFNLRMIKGTSEKIFDGYQEEAINAFGKKIISEYGSAETGIIAYECKEGHMHIVMENVIVEEEDGEAIITNLISDSFPIIRYKLGDSIILDNATVCPCGLKHKIISEVKGRVGKTIFGKKGKYPSLTLYYIFKNLAVQYNTIVNYQAIQKEKGKLEFYLDRDISRETEVEIRKECKSYFSDDIEVSFYPNALKRDYNEKFSDFISKI; this is encoded by the coding sequence ATGATTCATAAATTTATTTATAAAATCGGCATAAGGCTAAGAAGTCCGGAAATCCCTGGTAAATATATGCTTTTAAAGGAATCTGAGAATTGGAGTTTAGAAGAACTTGAAGCTTATCAGTTTAAACAACTAAAGAGAATAATAGGAATTGCTTATAATAAATCTATATTTTATCGTAATTCATTTGATAATGCAGGTTTAACACTTGATGATATAAAGTCTTTGGATGATATTAAGAAGATACCTAGTATATCAAAGTCAGATCTTCTGGGAAATACTCTTGCAATACAAAATAGAGATGGTTATAGAAAGGTCTTTTTTTCGGAAACATCAGGTAGTACAGGTGAACCATTAGTATTTTATAGAAATAGTGAATGGGATGCTGGACATCGTGCCGCACAACTCCGAGGATATTCTTGGTTCGATGTTATGCCATGGGACTTAAATGGGTACTTCTGGGGTTATGCATTTAGTTTTAAGAAAAAAGTTATAACAAAAATATACGATGTATTACTTAACAGATTTCGTATTTTTTCTTATGAAGATGCTGGAATTAAACATTTTGCGAAAAGGCTCAAACATGCTACTTATTTAGAGGGTTATTCTTCCATGATTTATGAAGTGGCCAAACTTATTAACAAGAACGAATTAGGGCCATTTAACTTGAGAATGATAAAGGGCACCTCTGAAAAAATATTCGATGGATATCAAGAAGAAGCAATAAACGCATTTGGAAAAAAAATCATTAGTGAGTATGGTTCGGCTGAAACTGGCATAATTGCATATGAATGCAAAGAAGGTCATATGCACATAGTGATGGAAAATGTAATTGTCGAAGAGGAAGATGGCGAAGCGATTATTACAAATTTGATCTCTGATTCATTTCCAATAATTAGATATAAATTAGGGGATAGTATTATATTGGATAATGCAACTGTATGTCCTTGTGGGTTGAAACACAAGATTATCAGCGAAGTTAAAGGTAGGGTAGGTAAGACTATTTTTGGAAAGAAGGGTAAATACCCAAGTCTTACTTTGTATTATATTTTTAAGAATCTAGCAGTGCAGTATAACACTATTGTTAATTATCAAGCTATTCAAAAAGAAAAGGGAAAACTTGAGTTCTACCTAGATAGAGATATCAGCAGAGAAACAGAAGTGGAAATACGAAAAGAATGTAAGTCGTACTTCTCAGATGATATAGAGGTTTCGTTTTATCCAAATGCTCTAAAAAGGGATTATAATGAGAAATTTAGTGATTTCATATCGAAAATTTAA
- a CDS encoding UDP-glucose dehydrogenase family protein: MEIVVVGTGYVGLVTAVCLAEYGHKVTCVDIDENKINKLRDGISPIYEQDLEELMKKNSKRLRYTTDYMSAYKDAEVIFIGVGTPEKKDGSANLSYVYAVAKQIAESVDHSCVVVLKSTVPIGTNDKVLKILNDNKKTSIKINIVSNPEFLAQGTAVRDTLHASRIVIGVDNEDAEKVMREVYKEYDAPILVTDSRSAEMVKYASNDFLALKISYINEIANLCEIVGAKVEDVAKGMGYDSRIGDKFLNAGIGYGGSCFPKDTKALHWLANMNDYELKTVKAAIEVNEQQKLRLIKKSRKYYDNFEGLTVAILGLTFKPGTDDLREAASIINIPIILDDGANIKAFDPVGIENFKKTMKYGDVEGLDRISYFNNIDDTIKDTDICFIFTEWDEIKNYDISKFRKLMKRPILLDGRNCYSLSDAESYGVIYMGIGK; the protein is encoded by the coding sequence ATGGAAATAGTAGTAGTAGGAACAGGATATGTGGGTTTAGTCACTGCGGTGTGTTTGGCAGAATATGGTCATAAAGTTACTTGTGTAGATATAGATGAAAATAAAATAAATAAACTTAGAGACGGTATTTCTCCAATTTATGAACAAGATTTAGAGGAACTAATGAAAAAAAATAGCAAACGGTTAAGATATACAACTGACTATATGTCAGCGTATAAAGACGCTGAGGTTATATTTATAGGTGTAGGTACACCCGAAAAAAAAGATGGATCAGCTAATCTTTCTTATGTTTATGCTGTAGCCAAACAAATTGCCGAATCAGTTGATCATAGTTGTGTCGTAGTATTGAAATCTACAGTTCCCATTGGAACTAATGATAAGGTTCTGAAAATACTCAATGATAATAAAAAAACTTCTATTAAAATTAATATTGTCTCAAATCCTGAGTTTTTAGCACAAGGCACTGCAGTTAGAGATACTCTTCATGCTAGTCGTATTGTAATTGGCGTAGATAATGAAGATGCTGAAAAGGTTATGCGTGAAGTGTATAAAGAATATGATGCGCCTATACTTGTGACTGATAGCAGAAGTGCTGAAATGGTTAAGTATGCATCAAATGATTTTCTAGCGTTGAAAATATCATACATAAATGAAATAGCAAATCTATGTGAAATAGTAGGAGCTAAGGTCGAAGATGTTGCTAAAGGTATGGGTTATGATAGTAGGATTGGTGATAAATTCTTGAATGCTGGTATTGGTTATGGTGGGAGTTGTTTCCCAAAAGATACAAAAGCACTCCATTGGCTTGCTAATATGAATGATTATGAATTAAAGACAGTGAAGGCAGCAATTGAAGTAAATGAACAACAAAAATTAAGATTAATAAAAAAATCTAGAAAATATTACGATAATTTCGAAGGATTAACAGTTGCGATATTAGGACTTACTTTTAAGCCTGGTACTGATGATTTGAGAGAGGCAGCATCGATAATTAATATTCCAATCATTCTAGATGACGGTGCTAATATTAAGGCATTTGATCCGGTGGGGATTGAAAATTTCAAGAAAACAATGAAATATGGTGACGTAGAAGGATTAGATCGAATTAGTTACTTCAATAATATAGATGACACAATAAAAGATACTGATATCTGTTTTATCTTTACTGAATGGGATGAGATAAAAAACTATGATATAAGTAAATTTCGTAAGTTAATGAAAAGGCCTATTTTATTGGACGGAAGAAATTGCTACTCGTTAAGCGATGCTGAAAGTTATGGTGTTATATACATGGGTATAGGTAAATAA
- a CDS encoding glycosyltransferase family 2 protein, which yields MNEYIKKTGIKEDLVSIVIPAYNCGDFIGITLNSIIKQTYYNWEAIVIDDCSRDNTAEIVGSFITIEDRIRYYKLDTNSGAAVARNMGIDLAKGKFIAFLDSDDVWVPEKLSKQIEFMKQNSYNFTCTSYDKIDELGKYLNRTIQAKAKSNYDGILKRNPGNSTVIYNADILGKFKIPDIKKRNDYVMWLQVIKKAEYIYGLEEALGSHRIRSGALSENKNSLVGYHWKVYREIENLSFIKSLYLISYWVIATVFKLR from the coding sequence ATGAATGAATATATAAAGAAAACAGGAATTAAAGAAGACCTTGTTTCAATCGTTATACCTGCATATAATTGCGGCGATTTCATAGGTATAACATTAAACTCAATTATTAAGCAAACTTACTATAACTGGGAAGCTATTGTTATTGATGATTGTTCGAGAGATAATACAGCCGAAATTGTTGGGAGTTTCATAACTATAGAAGATCGAATCAGATACTATAAACTAGATACTAATTCTGGGGCTGCAGTAGCACGAAATATGGGCATTGATTTAGCAAAAGGTAAATTTATCGCATTTTTGGATAGTGACGATGTATGGGTGCCTGAAAAATTATCTAAGCAAATCGAATTTATGAAGCAAAATAGCTATAACTTTACTTGTACGAGCTATGACAAAATAGATGAGTTAGGAAAATACCTTAACAGAACTATCCAAGCGAAGGCTAAAAGTAATTATGATGGGATTTTAAAGAGAAATCCAGGCAACTCAACGGTAATATATAACGCAGATATATTAGGGAAATTTAAAATACCAGATATTAAAAAAAGGAACGACTACGTAATGTGGTTGCAAGTTATCAAAAAGGCAGAATATATATATGGTTTAGAAGAGGCATTAGGAAGCCACAGAATTAGATCAGGTGCGCTTTCTGAGAATAAAAATAGCTTAGTAGGATATCATTGGAAGGTATATCGAGAGATAGAGAACCTATCTTTTATCAAATCTCTTTACCTTATCAGTTATTGGGTAATTGCTACGGTATTTAAATTGAGATGA
- a CDS encoding NAD-dependent epimerase/dehydratase family protein, giving the protein MSKRKILITGKESYIGTSFIRWIQQWPDKYSIDTLSVRDSLWKEKDFKGYDVVFHVAGIAHVKESKENTNLYYEVNRDLAHEVAQKTKLDGVKQFIFLSSMSVYGKVSGMIDQGTHVNPISSYGKSKLQAEKLITPMANENFRVAVLRPPMVYGKGCKGNYPKLVGSIKKINYFPNIKNQRSMIYVENLCEFVRHLIDDGGSGLYFPQNNEYVSTSDMVKLTAEAYGEKVVFINLVNPIIRLLRKKNIIVNKVFGDLTYEKKMSVYKKEYCVINFSESIKSTAGVE; this is encoded by the coding sequence AAGAAAGTTATATAGGTACTAGTTTTATAAGATGGATACAGCAGTGGCCTGATAAATATTCTATTGATACATTATCTGTGAGAGATAGTTTATGGAAAGAAAAAGACTTCAAGGGATATGATGTAGTATTCCATGTTGCGGGAATTGCCCATGTGAAAGAATCAAAAGAAAACACTAACCTTTATTATGAAGTGAATCGTGACTTAGCACATGAAGTTGCTCAGAAGACAAAGCTTGATGGGGTTAAACAATTTATTTTTTTGAGTTCTATGAGTGTATATGGAAAAGTGAGTGGAATGATAGATCAAGGTACTCATGTAAATCCAATAAGCAGTTACGGAAAGTCGAAGCTACAAGCGGAGAAATTGATTACACCAATGGCAAATGAAAATTTTAGAGTAGCAGTGCTTAGACCACCTATGGTATACGGAAAAGGTTGCAAAGGTAACTATCCTAAATTAGTAGGTTCAATTAAAAAAATTAATTATTTTCCTAATATAAAGAACCAGCGAAGCATGATATATGTGGAGAATTTATGCGAATTCGTAAGACATTTAATTGATGATGGGGGTTCTGGGTTGTATTTTCCGCAGAACAATGAATATGTGAGTACTAGTGATATGGTTAAGTTGACAGCAGAGGCCTATGGCGAAAAAGTTGTTTTCATAAATTTAGTGAATCCTATAATAAGGTTACTAAGAAAAAAAAATATAATAGTTAATAAAGTATTTGGGGATTTGACATATGAAAAAAAAATGTCTGTTTATAAAAAAGAATATTGTGTTATAAATTTCTCGGAGTCGATAAAATCAACAGCAGGTGTAGAATAA